Proteins from a single region of Psychrobium sp. MM17-31:
- a CDS encoding Lrp/AsnC family transcriptional regulator, which translates to MKLDAKDQRIIELLSDNARMPVSEIARQVHLSRTTVTERINRLQDKGVITGYKAIVNRHSIEAISVIGTLTVDTKAFDDVVAQLEDIPEVTRCAAINGQGDLFIELSVANVAKLDAILAHFGTIDGISNTDTNIVLNSFFQR; encoded by the coding sequence ATGAAACTAGACGCCAAAGATCAACGCATTATTGAACTACTCTCCGACAACGCGCGTATGCCTGTCAGCGAGATCGCGCGGCAGGTGCATTTGTCTCGTACCACTGTGACTGAGCGGATAAACCGCTTGCAAGATAAAGGGGTGATTACGGGCTACAAAGCCATTGTTAACCGTCATAGTATCGAGGCAATTTCAGTGATTGGTACGTTAACGGTCGATACTAAGGCATTTGACGATGTGGTGGCTCAACTTGAGGATATACCAGAGGTGACGCGCTGCGCAGCAATTAACGGCCAAGGTGATTTGTTTATCGAGTTATCTGTCGCTAACGTCGCTAAACTCGACGCAATACTCGCTCATTTTGGCACTATCGACGGTATTAGTAATACCGACACAAACATCGTTCTAAATTCGTTTTTTCAGCGCTAG
- the yiaY gene encoding L-threonine dehydrogenase, which translates to MSAMFFMPSMNLMGEGCVNEAVEFIKSQGFKKCLVVSDTVLNEIGVVKGFTDLLDTADVQSVVFDKAQPNPTVGNVEAGLAVLKQHDCDFVVSLGGGSPHDCAKGIALVATNGGDISDYEGVDKSANPQLPLIAINSTAGTASEMTRFAIITDEVRHVKMAIVDKHTTPILSVNDPSMMTGMPPSLTAATGMDALTHAIEAYVSTAATPLTDAVALKAIELINRYLPTAVQDGNNIEARENMAYAQFMAGMAFNNASLGYVHAMAHQLGGFYDLPHGVCNAVLLPHVQRYNAQVVPQRLADIAQAMDVDISGLSAEQGAEVAIAAIETLAKNVGIPAGLKELDVLEKDIATLADNALKDVCGLTNPKQATHQEISDIYLAAM; encoded by the coding sequence ATGAGCGCGATGTTTTTTATGCCGTCAATGAATTTAATGGGCGAGGGCTGTGTTAATGAAGCCGTTGAATTTATCAAATCACAAGGTTTTAAAAAATGTTTGGTAGTGAGTGATACCGTACTGAATGAAATCGGTGTGGTAAAAGGCTTTACCGACTTACTCGACACCGCAGATGTGCAAAGTGTGGTGTTTGATAAGGCCCAGCCAAACCCTACCGTAGGCAATGTAGAAGCTGGCCTTGCTGTGCTTAAACAACACGACTGTGATTTTGTTGTGTCATTGGGTGGTGGTTCGCCACACGATTGCGCTAAAGGTATTGCGCTGGTGGCTACAAATGGTGGTGATATTAGTGATTATGAAGGTGTCGATAAATCGGCAAATCCACAGCTGCCATTAATTGCTATTAATTCGACCGCCGGTACGGCATCAGAAATGACTCGTTTTGCGATTATTACCGACGAAGTTCGACACGTGAAAATGGCGATTGTCGATAAGCACACTACGCCAATTTTATCAGTGAACGATCCATCGATGATGACAGGTATGCCGCCGTCATTAACCGCTGCAACAGGTATGGATGCGCTAACACATGCCATTGAAGCTTATGTATCTACGGCAGCAACTCCACTCACCGATGCAGTTGCACTCAAAGCGATTGAGCTAATCAATCGATACTTACCAACCGCTGTACAAGATGGTAATAACATCGAAGCGCGTGAAAATATGGCGTATGCCCAGTTTATGGCTGGCATGGCATTTAATAACGCATCATTGGGCTATGTTCATGCAATGGCGCATCAGCTGGGCGGTTTTTACGACTTACCACATGGCGTGTGTAATGCGGTGCTATTACCTCATGTCCAGCGCTACAACGCGCAAGTTGTGCCGCAACGATTAGCAGATATTGCTCAGGCAATGGATGTTGATATTAGCGGTTTATCAGCTGAGCAAGGCGCTGAAGTGGCTATCGCGGCTATTGAAACACTGGCCAAAAACGTTGGTATTCCTGCTGGGCTAAAAGAACTAGATGTGCTTGAGAAAGACATTGCAACCTTGGCTGATAATGCGCTTAAAGACGTGTGCGGTTTAACTAATCCGAAGCAGGCTACTCACCAAGAAATTAGTGATATCTATCTCGCCGCAATGTAA
- a CDS encoding PKD domain-containing protein, which produces MKRTLGLLATIGLSLMLTACGGSSTPKKPTAAFAMSAPTESTFSLKDGNVKVNLDASTSTTPRDANLTYAWQMISRPDLSMAELANTDEKTTDFTADLAGDYVVSLIVNDGKQQSEAKRMTITATSPYPVAHSETNYSVTLGTENVGLDASKSTLPTGKSGDLVYQWTLKEKPADSAGYISNSNEAQASINLDLEGEYKLELVVKFEDTSSKPVEVTVKVASGNAQPMAKAEDMTVTLGKEVVIDGSASSDPEGESLQYRWSWSYSPVDPRGVPVPELFDTKTDTVRFTPVAAGEYKLKFFVFDGERKSEDKEVTITVEKDPAVTTNQPPVGKIEATGYFPSYSVGEQEVGRRAEFNFVGYDPEGEPLQIVSAELIEKPADSTVELVNIGSWKPLGKKIQKLDVVGKYSVRMTISDGVNQITAEANMQALIGQVNSQPSTRSVDVKAQSVLVGEDLVFDASSSDRNGDPMTFHWELADKPDGSKAVITPVIEPESGELRRAVVKTDVPGSYTARLIVEDDRGLRAKSYEQDTGFAKTSNTKPEIRSVVWARNWGRLNPGENYYQILPCMSLLHRPVVVDSDGDEIDIFEHTENELIKKPEGGEFTSSPSDDSCANTRGKVFTKPGEYTFRYYATDLIDDADPYDFVVKVDSFEDAKGVRLRNVSSSGDLWHPLPYENKPPYGNVFSPATRPIEEDSAIAWALEAVDGDYTIENVKVSHINGGLDDLTPRFENLEEGQVIKKGETLEFKTWMRAIPCVRTEERGEGFHFSFNIKEIPEITFVYENWLGASNSSFSKWEQCTAGQIK; this is translated from the coding sequence ATGAAACGAACGCTTGGCCTCTTGGCCACGATAGGCTTGTCGCTCATGCTCACCGCTTGTGGTGGCAGCAGCACGCCAAAGAAACCCACAGCGGCATTTGCAATGTCAGCACCGACAGAGAGCACATTTTCTCTTAAAGATGGCAACGTAAAAGTTAATCTTGACGCCAGTACAAGTACTACACCGCGTGATGCTAACTTAACTTACGCGTGGCAAATGATTTCTCGTCCAGATCTGAGCATGGCCGAGCTAGCGAATACCGACGAGAAAACAACAGACTTTACTGCCGATCTCGCTGGTGACTATGTTGTAAGCCTAATCGTCAATGACGGCAAACAGCAAAGTGAAGCTAAGCGCATGACAATCACTGCGACTAGCCCATATCCAGTAGCTCACTCAGAAACCAACTACAGCGTAACACTAGGTACTGAAAACGTCGGTTTAGACGCGAGTAAGAGTACTTTACCAACAGGTAAATCAGGTGACCTTGTTTACCAATGGACGCTAAAAGAAAAGCCAGCTGACAGTGCGGGTTACATTAGTAATAGCAATGAAGCACAGGCGAGCATTAACCTAGATCTAGAAGGTGAATACAAACTTGAGCTAGTTGTTAAGTTCGAAGACACCAGCAGTAAACCTGTTGAAGTCACTGTTAAAGTAGCTTCGGGTAACGCACAACCGATGGCTAAAGCCGAAGATATGACAGTAACACTTGGTAAAGAAGTAGTTATTGATGGCAGTGCAAGTAGCGATCCAGAAGGCGAATCGTTGCAGTACCGCTGGTCTTGGTCTTACTCTCCAGTCGATCCGCGTGGTGTACCAGTACCAGAATTATTCGACACTAAAACAGATACAGTGCGCTTCACACCTGTGGCTGCGGGTGAATACAAACTTAAGTTCTTTGTGTTTGACGGCGAACGTAAGAGCGAAGATAAAGAAGTGACTATCACCGTAGAAAAAGATCCTGCGGTAACAACTAACCAACCACCAGTTGGTAAAATCGAAGCAACGGGCTACTTCCCTTCATACAGTGTTGGCGAACAAGAAGTTGGTCGTCGCGCTGAGTTTAACTTTGTTGGTTACGATCCAGAAGGTGAACCGCTACAAATCGTTAGTGCTGAGCTAATTGAAAAGCCTGCTGATAGTACTGTAGAACTCGTTAACATCGGTAGCTGGAAACCACTTGGTAAGAAAATTCAAAAACTTGACGTTGTCGGTAAATACAGTGTACGCATGACTATCTCAGATGGCGTCAACCAAATTACCGCCGAAGCCAATATGCAAGCACTTATCGGCCAAGTTAACTCACAACCATCAACCCGAAGTGTCGATGTGAAGGCCCAATCAGTGCTTGTTGGTGAAGACCTAGTGTTTGACGCATCAAGCAGTGATCGTAACGGCGATCCTATGACTTTCCACTGGGAATTAGCCGATAAACCAGACGGTAGTAAAGCAGTTATCACACCAGTTATTGAGCCAGAAAGTGGCGAGCTACGCCGAGCTGTTGTGAAAACTGACGTTCCAGGTTCTTACACGGCACGCCTAATCGTTGAAGATGATCGCGGTCTACGCGCTAAGTCTTACGAACAAGATACTGGCTTTGCAAAAACCTCGAACACTAAACCAGAAATTCGCTCAGTAGTTTGGGCGCGTAACTGGGGCCGTTTGAATCCAGGGGAAAACTACTACCAAATTCTTCCTTGTATGTCGTTATTACACCGCCCAGTAGTCGTTGACTCTGATGGCGATGAAATCGATATTTTCGAGCACACTGAAAATGAATTAATCAAAAAGCCAGAAGGCGGCGAATTTACTAGCTCACCAAGCGACGATTCCTGTGCTAACACTCGTGGTAAGGTATTTACCAAACCAGGAGAATACACCTTCCGTTACTACGCGACTGACTTAATTGACGACGCCGACCCATACGATTTCGTTGTAAAAGTAGATAGCTTTGAAGACGCCAAAGGCGTACGTCTGCGCAACGTTAGCTCAAGCGGTGACTTATGGCACCCACTTCCATACGAAAATAAACCACCTTATGGAAATGTATTTAGTCCAGCAACTCGTCCAATCGAAGAAGACAGCGCTATAGCATGGGCACTTGAAGCCGTAGACGGTGATTACACCATCGAAAACGTCAAAGTTAGCCACATTAACGGCGGTTTAGATGATTTAACACCACGTTTCGAAAACCTTGAAGAAGGCCAAGTCATTAAGAAAGGGGAAACGCTTGAGTTCAAAACATGGATGCGAGCTATTCCTTGTGTAAGAACCGAAGAGCGCGGCGAAGGCTTCCACTTCTCATTCAACATTAAAGAAATCCCAGAGATTACTTTCGTGTACGAAAACTGGTTAGGTGCTAGCAACAGCAGCTTCAGTAAATGGGAACAATGTACTGCTGGTCAAATCAAATAA
- a CDS encoding TonB-dependent receptor, with product MLNRVTKSLYITAFLSLGIAPLATPAFATAPLKVSLPAGQLNDVLDQLSRQAKITLSYAQQDVEGISVSAINGNFSADIVLFTLLQNTDLMPIKVTDNAWLIKKKSLAGGNGDGTTLNTITVESQRAKLKDKTYRESASVNVITQETIERFRGTSVGDIFQGTPGVIISENRNSGGLDVNIRGMQGQGRVPVLIDGSRQETTVYRGYAGVSSRSYIDPDLIGNLQIVKGPAMVAQGTGATGGMVSVNTLGIEDIVKQGELSGFRMRVSGVGNTSSTPAAGTYAGYYIPNGSTRIDKESARIVSSAVYFSDCRFASRCPERTKMPEHFAPEEGMDRPGLFNFNSYAASLAGGKRFDWGDIVVAYAKREQGNYYSGTKGTTPELTIGEPQVFPWKTDTPVKLEYISRFRGAERIPNTNFSSESLLLKGSYFLPQDQSVELSHIRYDSAYGEMMPSQILRFGQARQWLDSEVLNKTYTARYRWQPVEYDWADLRANLWHTDATTVLNTPGVGSVDLEDNTKRQDNYQRWGIDITNSMRFFQWGDMTLNYGISGQWEDMDTDTPEAEGFYAGSRKGWRREFSAFSALKWQFMPQWTLDAGIRYSKFESKDSNPLPLETSDPACVSDGNDGCLPVNYKNDHSGSAPLVAITWQPTDKIMMYLRHAQALRMPSLFESTSGWSVSPALDIPINPEHAKNNEIGISYVDKSLFNNQHQLRAKLAYFDNHVDDYITRTRRNAWEERQQGFDFFRLRNIESLDLEGIELDVSYDATKWLIEFKGTKYNLIEVCHNGTEVRFACTDWGIEHSYINNMIPPQWQATLHLGGRLLNQKLEFGTRATFIGKRNSVPRYNANTGFNPPVLWESYRLLDLYAKYKFSDDITIDFTVDNVTDRYYIDALSLGLVPAPGRTARLGLNLQF from the coding sequence ACTCTGTTGCAGAATACCGATTTAATGCCAATTAAAGTGACCGATAACGCATGGCTAATCAAAAAGAAGTCACTAGCTGGCGGCAATGGCGACGGTACAACGCTCAATACCATCACCGTTGAAAGCCAGCGCGCTAAACTCAAAGATAAAACCTACCGCGAGTCAGCTTCTGTCAATGTCATTACCCAAGAGACTATTGAGCGTTTTCGTGGCACATCGGTGGGGGATATTTTCCAAGGCACTCCGGGTGTAATAATCAGTGAAAACCGCAACTCGGGCGGGCTCGATGTCAATATTCGCGGCATGCAAGGTCAAGGGCGTGTACCTGTTCTGATCGATGGCAGTCGTCAAGAAACCACGGTGTACCGCGGCTATGCAGGTGTATCGAGTCGCAGCTATATCGATCCCGATTTAATAGGCAACTTACAAATTGTCAAAGGGCCTGCTATGGTTGCTCAAGGCACTGGTGCTACAGGCGGTATGGTGAGCGTTAATACGCTTGGCATCGAAGATATTGTAAAACAAGGAGAATTATCCGGTTTTAGAATGCGTGTCTCTGGCGTTGGCAACACATCATCAACGCCAGCGGCAGGGACTTACGCTGGCTACTACATTCCAAATGGATCTACACGTATCGACAAAGAGTCGGCGCGCATTGTTTCATCAGCCGTTTACTTCTCCGATTGTCGCTTTGCATCGCGCTGCCCTGAGCGCACAAAAATGCCTGAGCATTTTGCACCAGAAGAAGGTATGGATAGGCCCGGACTGTTTAATTTCAATAGTTATGCAGCCAGCTTAGCGGGCGGCAAGCGTTTCGATTGGGGCGATATCGTTGTCGCCTATGCCAAACGCGAGCAAGGCAATTATTACTCGGGCACCAAAGGCACTACGCCAGAATTAACCATTGGCGAACCTCAGGTCTTCCCGTGGAAAACAGATACCCCCGTCAAGCTAGAATACATTTCGCGTTTTCGCGGCGCAGAGCGCATTCCCAATACCAATTTTTCCAGTGAATCACTGCTGCTAAAAGGCAGTTATTTCCTACCACAAGATCAAAGTGTTGAGTTAAGCCATATCCGTTATGACAGTGCTTACGGTGAGATGATGCCATCGCAAATTTTGCGCTTTGGGCAAGCCAGACAGTGGCTAGACAGTGAAGTTCTCAACAAAACTTACACCGCCCGCTATCGTTGGCAACCTGTCGAATACGATTGGGCTGATTTACGTGCAAACCTTTGGCATACCGACGCAACGACTGTGTTAAACACACCGGGAGTCGGTTCGGTCGATTTAGAAGATAACACTAAACGTCAAGATAATTACCAGCGCTGGGGTATCGACATCACCAATAGTATGCGCTTCTTCCAATGGGGTGATATGACTTTAAATTACGGCATTTCAGGTCAATGGGAAGATATGGATACAGACACGCCAGAAGCCGAAGGGTTTTACGCGGGCTCACGTAAGGGCTGGCGTCGCGAATTTAGCGCATTTAGTGCGTTAAAGTGGCAGTTTATGCCACAGTGGACGCTAGATGCAGGGATCCGATACAGCAAATTTGAATCGAAAGACAGCAATCCGTTGCCATTGGAAACCAGCGATCCAGCCTGCGTATCAGACGGTAACGACGGATGTTTGCCAGTAAACTACAAAAACGATCATTCGGGTAGTGCACCATTAGTTGCAATTACATGGCAACCAACTGACAAAATCATGATGTATTTACGTCACGCTCAGGCGCTGCGCATGCCGAGTCTATTCGAAAGCACATCCGGCTGGTCAGTAAGCCCTGCTCTCGATATCCCTATTAATCCCGAGCACGCAAAAAATAATGAAATTGGCATCAGTTATGTCGATAAATCACTATTTAATAACCAGCATCAATTGCGCGCAAAATTAGCCTATTTTGACAATCACGTTGACGACTACATCACTCGCACCCGCCGTAATGCATGGGAAGAGCGCCAACAAGGATTCGATTTCTTCCGTTTGCGCAACATCGAAAGCTTAGATCTTGAAGGTATTGAATTAGATGTCAGCTACGACGCCACCAAATGGCTCATCGAATTCAAAGGCACCAAATACAACTTGATAGAAGTATGTCACAACGGCACCGAGGTGCGTTTCGCGTGTACAGATTGGGGCATTGAGCACAGCTATATCAACAATATGATCCCGCCACAATGGCAGGCAACGCTGCACTTGGGTGGCCGATTACTCAACCAAAAACTCGAGTTTGGCACACGTGCAACCTTCATCGGTAAACGTAATTCAGTGCCGCGTTACAACGCAAACACAGGCTTTAATCCCCCGGTGCTATGGGAGAGTTATCGCTTACTCGACCTATACGCTAAATACAAATTCAGCGACGACATAACAATCGATTTCACTGTCGACAATGTCACAGATCGCTATTACATCGACGCTTTAAGCCTTGGTCTAGTACCTGCCCCCGGCAGAACTGCACGCCTTGGCTTAAACCTTCAATTTTAA